A single window of Jiangella alkaliphila DNA harbors:
- a CDS encoding ABC transporter substrate-binding protein, protein MRTTRVRRAMVAAAAAVGLAVTTGCGSDSDSSSGSDGGVTTLTFAASTFGDPGRGPQLQEWLDVFNASQDGIRVEAASVPYPTFGQTVLTQMGGGEGPDLVRFDMPEFEAASDAGLIAPLDDLIDVGEYDLLEEPDRFMVHDDVRHGVIFEASNYAMFYNADLIPEPPTTYDDFFATAQSLTAGDVFGLAFRQTEAEEAGVWQDIFNYVYGFGGAWSDGENLTINAPENLEGLQAYKDLYDANVIPRGADAATFRRMFAEGKVAMELNNGGYATHLLAESPGLNFSVAPIPFPVRSQGAILAPIVINEASGAKEEAATFIQWALEAENQVALQEILGASSVATATERSPESLQAMPFLPAFDELTESSLPQVVLGFEAQTPDIRKIVVQNVIAALQGDVDLETALDTAQEQATDLVG, encoded by the coding sequence ATGAGGACAACTCGCGTTCGCCGCGCCATGGTCGCCGCGGCCGCCGCCGTCGGTCTTGCCGTCACGACCGGCTGCGGCTCCGACTCCGACTCGAGCTCCGGCTCGGACGGCGGCGTCACGACGCTCACCTTCGCCGCCTCGACCTTCGGCGACCCCGGCCGCGGGCCACAGCTGCAGGAGTGGCTCGACGTGTTCAACGCGAGCCAGGACGGCATTCGCGTCGAGGCCGCGTCCGTCCCCTACCCGACCTTCGGCCAGACGGTGCTGACGCAGATGGGTGGCGGCGAAGGACCCGACCTCGTCCGCTTCGACATGCCCGAGTTCGAGGCGGCCTCGGACGCCGGCCTGATCGCGCCGCTGGACGACCTGATCGACGTCGGCGAGTACGACCTGCTCGAAGAGCCCGATCGGTTCATGGTCCACGACGACGTGCGTCACGGCGTCATCTTCGAGGCGTCCAACTACGCGATGTTCTACAACGCCGACCTGATCCCGGAGCCGCCGACGACGTACGACGACTTCTTCGCCACCGCCCAGTCGTTGACGGCCGGCGACGTCTTCGGGCTGGCCTTCCGCCAGACGGAGGCCGAGGAGGCCGGCGTCTGGCAGGACATCTTCAACTACGTCTACGGCTTCGGCGGCGCGTGGTCCGACGGTGAGAACCTCACGATCAACGCCCCCGAGAACCTCGAGGGCCTGCAGGCCTACAAGGACCTGTACGACGCGAACGTCATCCCCCGCGGCGCCGACGCGGCGACCTTCCGCCGCATGTTCGCCGAGGGCAAGGTCGCGATGGAGCTCAACAACGGCGGCTACGCCACCCACCTGCTGGCCGAGAGCCCAGGCCTGAACTTCAGCGTCGCGCCCATCCCCTTCCCGGTCCGCAGCCAGGGCGCGATCCTCGCGCCCATCGTGATCAACGAGGCCAGCGGGGCGAAGGAGGAGGCGGCCACGTTCATCCAGTGGGCGCTCGAGGCCGAGAACCAGGTGGCGCTCCAGGAGATCCTCGGCGCGAGCAGCGTCGCGACGGCGACCGAGCGCAGCCCGGAGTCGCTGCAGGCCATGCCGTTCCTCCCGGCCTTCGACGAGCTCACCGAGTCCAGTCTCCCGCAGGTCGTCCTCGGCTTCGAGGCACAGACGCCCGACATCCGCAAGATCGTCGTCCAGAACGTCATCGCCGCGCTGCAGGGCGACGTCGACCTGGAGACGGCCCTGGACACCGCCCAGGAGCAGGCGACCGACCTGGTCGGATGA
- a CDS encoding carbohydrate ABC transporter permease, producing the protein MTVLEQTRAPRAATRRRGSPLGSRWTPYLFLAPAAIFIVLFQGVPLAQEIFLSFTRTSLLNPTNSTWVGLENYAHIFADEDFRRTLRTTLVYVVACVVGSVGAGLLVALLLNRSFRGRGVVRALVTVPWAAPGIAVALIATWMLNPQYGIVNRFLNAVGLGVPGGAILDSSTYALPAILVTTVWQLFPLTSVVLLSALQAVPRDLTEAATMDGAGRWWTFRAVTWQVIKPTVGLLALLMTIWSIRRFELIWLMTKGGPVGSTETLVIDLYAQAFDSKQLGTAAAIGMVGVVISLIVIAGSRLVTRAAEKEGLR; encoded by the coding sequence ATGACCGTGCTCGAGCAGACGAGGGCGCCCCGCGCCGCGACCCGGCGACGGGGCAGCCCTCTCGGCAGCCGGTGGACGCCCTACCTGTTCCTCGCTCCCGCCGCCATCTTCATCGTCCTCTTCCAGGGGGTTCCGCTCGCGCAGGAGATCTTCCTGAGCTTCACCCGGACCTCGCTGCTCAACCCCACGAACAGCACGTGGGTGGGTCTGGAGAACTACGCCCACATCTTCGCCGACGAGGACTTCCGCCGCACCCTGCGCACCACGTTGGTCTACGTCGTCGCCTGCGTCGTCGGCTCCGTGGGCGCCGGGCTGCTGGTCGCTCTGCTGCTCAACCGGAGCTTCCGCGGCCGGGGCGTGGTGCGTGCGCTCGTGACCGTGCCCTGGGCCGCGCCCGGCATCGCGGTCGCCCTCATCGCGACCTGGATGCTCAACCCCCAGTACGGCATCGTGAACCGGTTCCTCAATGCCGTCGGGCTGGGCGTTCCGGGCGGCGCGATCCTGGACAGCTCGACCTACGCCCTGCCGGCGATCCTCGTGACGACCGTCTGGCAGCTCTTCCCGCTCACCTCGGTGGTGCTGTTGTCCGCGCTGCAGGCGGTCCCGCGCGACCTCACCGAGGCGGCCACGATGGACGGCGCCGGCCGCTGGTGGACGTTCCGGGCCGTCACCTGGCAGGTGATCAAGCCGACGGTGGGGCTGCTCGCGCTGCTGATGACGATCTGGTCGATCCGGCGCTTCGAACTCATCTGGCTGATGACCAAGGGCGGGCCGGTGGGCTCCACCGAGACGCTCGTCATCGACCTCTACGCGCAGGCGTTCGACTCCAAGCAGCTCGGCACGGCGGCGGCGATCGGCATGGTCGGCGTCGTCATCTCCCTCATCGTCATCGCGGGCAGCAGGCTCGTCACCCGCGCCGCCGAGAAGGAGGGCCTGCGATGA
- a CDS encoding carbohydrate ABC transporter permease, giving the protein MSRLRIGLTLRIVAVLMVMGIAVFPLYWMFVTALSSNADLFAADARLLPDFSEFGVFADALADGEALGWLRNSLVIALGTTALSIGLGIPLGYALSRFSFRGKTLTAVVLLLTQMLPEALMVVPLFSLFNRFDLLDSLTGLILANSAFVLPIVALILKGAIDGIPRELEEAGRVDGARPLTMLLRINVPLIGPSIAAAAVIAFFHAWNEYVFAVTFIYAPETQPASVGIANFIGEVGTPVQTVMAVAFMFTLPAVAFYLFAQKYVVAGMTAGAVKG; this is encoded by the coding sequence ATGAGCCGGCTCCGGATCGGCCTGACGCTGCGCATCGTCGCCGTCCTCATGGTCATGGGGATCGCGGTCTTCCCCCTGTACTGGATGTTCGTCACCGCGCTGTCGAGCAACGCCGACCTGTTCGCCGCCGACGCCCGGCTGCTTCCGGACTTCTCCGAGTTCGGGGTCTTCGCCGACGCGCTGGCCGACGGCGAGGCGCTGGGCTGGCTGCGCAACAGCCTGGTGATCGCGCTCGGCACGACCGCGCTGTCGATCGGCCTGGGCATCCCGCTGGGCTATGCGCTCTCGCGGTTCTCGTTCCGCGGCAAGACCCTGACGGCGGTCGTCCTGCTGCTCACCCAGATGCTCCCCGAAGCGCTCATGGTCGTGCCGTTGTTCTCGCTGTTCAACCGCTTCGACCTGCTCGACTCCCTCACCGGGCTGATCCTGGCCAACTCGGCGTTCGTGCTGCCGATCGTCGCGCTCATCCTCAAGGGGGCGATCGACGGCATCCCACGCGAGCTCGAGGAGGCCGGACGGGTCGACGGCGCCCGGCCGCTCACCATGCTGCTGCGCATCAACGTGCCCCTGATCGGGCCGTCGATCGCGGCCGCGGCGGTCATCGCGTTCTTCCACGCCTGGAACGAGTACGTGTTCGCGGTGACGTTCATCTACGCGCCGGAGACGCAGCCGGCCTCGGTGGGCATCGCGAACTTCATCGGGGAGGTCGGCACCCCGGTGCAGACCGTCATGGCCGTGGCCTTCATGTTCACCCTGCCCGCCGTCGCGTTCTACCTGTTCGCGCAGAAGTACGTCGTCGCCGGTATGACCGCCGGCGCAGTCAAGGGATGA
- a CDS encoding mandelate racemase/muconate lactonizing enzyme family protein — protein sequence MKITSVDTFVVDFYRTNLVLVRVCTDEGVAGLGEATLEGKERAVQGAIAELAEAVTGLDPTRISGTLYELARDWYWRGGPVVMTALSSLEMALWDISARELGVPVSRLFGGATRDRVRAYANGWFSRASTPEDYAAAATRTVATGFRGLKWDPFENYDLVIGSRQLDRVLAQIDAVRSAVGPDVELFIEGHGRFDVRHAILVAREIARFDPVWFEEPCPPDNLDALVDVRRASPVPIAAGERWFGRQGFVPALARQAVDFVQPDVTHAGGLAELAFISTLAATSYVGFAPHNPSGPLSTAATLQLGATLPNFRYLEIMATDVPWRPDVTDERLTLTEEGDVLVPLGVGLGIELDLEEIARHPFTPHPMRLFDDAVYDIRPHDERSFFNLGADE from the coding sequence ATGAAGATCACCTCGGTCGACACCTTCGTCGTCGACTTCTACCGCACCAACCTCGTCCTCGTCCGCGTGTGCACCGACGAGGGCGTCGCCGGGCTCGGCGAGGCCACCCTCGAAGGCAAGGAGCGCGCCGTCCAGGGCGCGATCGCCGAACTGGCCGAGGCCGTGACCGGCCTCGATCCCACCCGCATCTCCGGCACGCTCTACGAGCTGGCCCGCGACTGGTACTGGCGCGGCGGCCCGGTCGTCATGACGGCGCTGAGCTCGCTGGAGATGGCGCTCTGGGACATCTCGGCCCGTGAGCTCGGCGTGCCGGTGTCCCGCCTGTTCGGCGGCGCCACGCGCGACCGGGTGCGCGCCTACGCCAACGGCTGGTTCTCGCGCGCGAGCACACCCGAGGACTACGCGGCGGCGGCCACCCGGACGGTCGCCACCGGGTTCCGGGGGCTCAAGTGGGATCCGTTCGAGAACTACGACCTCGTCATCGGCTCACGGCAGCTGGACCGGGTGCTGGCGCAGATCGACGCCGTCCGCTCGGCCGTCGGCCCGGACGTCGAGCTGTTCATCGAGGGGCACGGCCGCTTCGACGTCCGCCACGCCATCCTGGTCGCGCGGGAGATCGCGCGGTTCGATCCGGTCTGGTTCGAGGAACCGTGCCCGCCGGACAACCTCGACGCCCTCGTCGACGTGCGCCGGGCGTCGCCGGTGCCGATCGCGGCGGGCGAGCGCTGGTTCGGCCGGCAGGGCTTCGTCCCCGCCCTCGCACGTCAGGCGGTCGACTTCGTCCAGCCCGACGTCACGCACGCGGGCGGGCTGGCCGAACTGGCCTTCATCTCCACGCTCGCGGCCACCAGCTACGTGGGCTTCGCGCCGCACAACCCGAGCGGGCCACTGAGCACGGCCGCGACCCTGCAACTGGGCGCCACCCTGCCCAACTTCCGGTACCTGGAGATCATGGCGACCGACGTGCCGTGGCGTCCGGACGTCACCGACGAACGTCTCACCCTGACCGAGGAGGGCGACGTGCTCGTCCCACTCGGCGTCGGGCTGGGCATCGAGCTCGACCTCGAGGAGATCGCCCGCCATCCGTTCACCCCGCACCCCATGCGCCTGTTCGACGACGCCGTCTACGACATCCGTCCCCACGACGAGCGTTCCTTCTTCAACCTGGGAGCCGACGAATGA
- a CDS encoding fumarylacetoacetate hydrolase family protein yields the protein MTPWFGTAAEALPDDAADSVLIGRIWDPAAAGPSPVVVRDGEVVDISSRFPTVRDLCELPEPATVAAGLDGRRVGTVDEVLGNTGAALRDDARPRLLAPVDLQVLKAAGVTFAVSMIERVIEERARGDLTLAADLRRRMLAGVGADFHDLSPGSEEAGRLKDLLVAEGAWSQYLEVGIGPDAEIFTKGQILSAVGTAVPVGVLATSTWNNPEPEVALVVQSSGRIVGATLGNDVNLRDVEGRSALLLPMAKDNNASCALGPFIRLFDDRFGLDDVRGLEVGLHISGDDGFRLDAVSEMSRISRDPEALVGQLIGPHHHYPDGAVLMLGTMFAPIQDRDRPGEGFTHKLGDVVRIGSPALGTLVNRVRHAEECEPWDFGVRALMGNLARRGLL from the coding sequence ATGACGCCGTGGTTCGGAACGGCCGCCGAGGCACTGCCGGACGATGCCGCGGACAGCGTCCTGATCGGCCGGATCTGGGATCCCGCCGCCGCCGGGCCGTCGCCCGTGGTCGTCCGCGACGGCGAGGTCGTCGACATCAGCTCGCGCTTCCCCACGGTGCGTGACCTCTGCGAGTTGCCGGAGCCCGCTACGGTGGCCGCCGGACTCGACGGGCGGCGGGTCGGAACCGTCGACGAGGTGCTCGGCAACACCGGCGCCGCCCTCCGTGACGACGCACGGCCCCGGCTGCTCGCTCCCGTCGACCTCCAGGTGCTGAAGGCCGCGGGCGTGACGTTCGCCGTGTCGATGATCGAGCGGGTCATCGAGGAGCGGGCCCGAGGAGACCTGACGCTCGCGGCGGACCTCCGCCGCCGGATGCTCGCCGGCGTGGGCGCGGACTTCCACGACCTGTCGCCCGGCTCCGAGGAGGCAGGACGGCTCAAGGACCTGCTCGTCGCCGAGGGCGCGTGGAGCCAGTATCTCGAGGTCGGCATCGGTCCCGATGCGGAGATCTTCACCAAGGGCCAGATCCTGTCCGCCGTGGGAACGGCCGTGCCCGTCGGGGTGCTCGCAACGTCGACCTGGAACAACCCTGAGCCGGAGGTGGCGCTGGTCGTCCAGTCCAGCGGCCGGATCGTCGGAGCGACCCTCGGCAACGACGTGAACCTGCGCGACGTCGAAGGCAGGTCCGCGCTCCTGCTGCCGATGGCGAAGGACAACAACGCCTCGTGCGCGCTGGGACCGTTCATCCGGCTCTTCGACGACCGCTTCGGCCTGGACGACGTGCGCGGGCTGGAGGTGGGGCTGCACATCTCCGGCGACGACGGGTTCCGCCTCGACGCGGTCTCGGAGATGTCGCGGATCTCGCGCGATCCGGAAGCTCTGGTGGGCCAGCTGATCGGCCCGCACCACCACTATCCCGACGGTGCGGTGCTCATGCTCGGCACCATGTTCGCCCCCATCCAGGACCGCGACCGTCCTGGCGAGGGGTTCACCCACAAGCTGGGCGACGTCGTCCGGATCGGCTCACCGGCGCTGGGCACCCTGGTCAACCGGGTCCGGCACGCCGAGGAGTGCGAGCCGTGGGACTTCGGCGTCCGCGCGCTCATGGGCAATCTCGCGAGGAGAGGACTGCTGTGA
- a CDS encoding ArsR/SmtB family transcription factor, translated as MVDAAVAPEPSLDPELVRALRALSNPVRLQLLSWLREPERHFVLDGAIADPAEVGVCVTHIQATVGLAQSTVSAYMAELQRAGLVTATRVGKWTHYKRDEERIAQLVATLGRTL; from the coding sequence ATGGTGGACGCCGCGGTCGCACCGGAGCCGAGTCTGGACCCGGAGCTGGTCAGGGCGTTGCGGGCGCTGTCGAACCCGGTCCGGCTGCAACTGCTGTCCTGGTTGCGCGAGCCCGAGCGCCACTTCGTGCTGGACGGCGCCATCGCCGATCCAGCCGAGGTGGGGGTGTGCGTGACCCACATCCAGGCCACGGTGGGCCTGGCTCAGTCGACGGTGTCGGCCTACATGGCCGAGCTGCAGCGAGCGGGCTTGGTCACGGCGACGCGGGTGGGCAAGTGGACTCACTACAAGCGCGATGAAGAGCGAATCGCCCAGCTGGTCGCCACCCTCGGCCGCACGCTCTAG
- a CDS encoding TIGR03620 family F420-dependent LLM class oxidoreductase, with protein sequence MGRIDGLDLGPYGIWTFDFEDQPAAQIRDSIQELEDRGWPTVWIPELLGREAFSHAGFLLSCTERLHVVNGIAQIWAREARWAHGASLLLADAYAGRHVLGLGFGGHRRPGVTPIAAMTSYLDELDAAQSPNPAPSSPVRRILAAYGPKMLQLARDRTAGAHSYKVTVDHTAQARELLGPDAFLGVEHAVLCESDPATARAIARRHLDTYLNGEFNLAKFRRLGYSDEDLAHGGSDRLVDDLVFWGDVDTIVEKLHRHVEAGADHVGIQVIGIEPGHSAMPHWRRFADALVPQGVNA encoded by the coding sequence ATGGGCAGGATCGACGGGCTGGATCTCGGCCCCTACGGCATCTGGACCTTCGACTTCGAGGACCAGCCGGCGGCACAGATCCGCGACTCGATCCAAGAGCTGGAAGACCGGGGATGGCCGACCGTCTGGATTCCGGAACTGCTCGGACGGGAGGCGTTCTCGCACGCCGGCTTCCTGCTCTCCTGCACCGAGCGGCTCCACGTCGTCAACGGCATCGCACAGATCTGGGCGCGCGAGGCCAGGTGGGCGCACGGCGCGAGTCTGCTTCTCGCCGACGCCTACGCCGGCCGGCACGTGCTCGGCCTGGGCTTCGGCGGCCACCGGCGGCCGGGAGTCACGCCCATCGCGGCCATGACCTCCTACCTGGACGAGCTGGACGCCGCCCAGTCCCCCAACCCCGCACCGAGCTCCCCGGTCCGCCGGATCCTGGCCGCCTATGGCCCCAAGATGCTCCAGCTGGCCCGCGACCGCACGGCCGGCGCCCACAGCTACAAGGTCACGGTGGACCACACGGCGCAGGCGCGGGAACTCCTCGGACCGGACGCGTTCCTCGGCGTCGAGCATGCGGTGCTGTGCGAGTCCGATCCGGCGACGGCCCGAGCCATCGCCCGCCGACACCTGGACACCTACCTCAACGGCGAGTTCAACCTCGCCAAGTTCCGCCGGCTCGGCTACTCCGACGAGGACCTCGCCCACGGCGGCAGCGACCGGCTCGTCGACGATCTCGTGTTCTGGGGCGACGTGGACACCATCGTCGAGAAGCTGCACCGCCACGTCGAGGCCGGCGCCGACCACGTCGGCATCCAGGTGATCGGCATCGAGCCGGGCCACTCCGCGATGCCGCACTGGCGGCGGTTCGCCGACGCCCTCGTGCCGCAGGGCGTCAACGCCTGA
- a CDS encoding LacI family DNA-binding transcriptional regulator, protein MIDVANAAGVSAMTVSNVINGRPGVSAQTRLRVLATISKLGYQVNLAARHLRAGRTGAVGLIVPDIDRPYYAQLASRLAKGVEERGLHLVVERTGGDAERELEAISFGRLRMYDGVVISPLRVEAADLDQLRFETPVVFIGERPVPETFDHVMMDNVGGARQATRHLLTTGSRRIAIVGGRHDDHVDDMPSLRTRGYRQAHVELGADVDEDLVIEVESFDPASGFQAVKRLHESGIAFDGVFALTDAAATGVLRALADLRLEVPRDVQVIGFDNGKETEFLVPRLSSVEPGNDAMADRVLELLDHRVAAAGDGGDAPDPMTTIVTARLALRESTR, encoded by the coding sequence ATGATCGATGTGGCCAACGCCGCCGGCGTGTCGGCGATGACGGTGTCGAACGTGATCAACGGCCGGCCCGGGGTGAGCGCGCAGACCCGGCTGCGCGTGCTGGCGACGATCTCGAAGCTGGGCTACCAGGTGAACCTCGCCGCGCGCCACCTGCGTGCGGGCCGCACCGGTGCCGTCGGGCTGATCGTCCCGGACATCGACCGGCCGTACTACGCGCAACTGGCCAGCCGCCTCGCCAAGGGCGTCGAGGAGCGTGGCCTGCACCTCGTCGTCGAGCGGACCGGCGGCGACGCCGAGCGCGAGCTCGAGGCCATCTCGTTCGGCCGGCTGCGCATGTACGACGGCGTCGTCATCAGCCCGCTCCGCGTCGAGGCCGCCGACCTGGACCAGCTGCGGTTCGAGACACCGGTCGTGTTCATCGGCGAGCGGCCGGTTCCGGAGACCTTCGACCACGTCATGATGGACAACGTCGGCGGTGCTCGGCAGGCCACCCGGCACCTGCTCACGACCGGCTCGCGACGCATCGCCATCGTCGGCGGGCGGCACGACGACCACGTCGACGACATGCCGTCGCTGCGGACCAGGGGCTACCGTCAGGCGCACGTCGAGCTCGGCGCCGACGTCGACGAGGACCTGGTGATCGAGGTCGAGTCCTTCGACCCGGCGTCCGGGTTCCAGGCCGTGAAACGGCTGCACGAGTCCGGCATCGCCTTCGACGGCGTCTTCGCGCTCACCGACGCCGCCGCGACGGGCGTGCTGAGGGCACTGGCCGACCTCCGGCTCGAGGTGCCGCGCGATGTCCAGGTGATCGGTTTCGACAACGGCAAGGAGACGGAGTTCCTGGTACCCCGGCTGTCATCGGTGGAACCGGGCAACGACGCGATGGCCGACCGGGTCCTGGAGCTGCTGGACCACCGGGTCGCCGCGGCCGGGGACGGCGGAGACGCACCGGACCCGATGACCACCATCGTCACCGCACGGCTGGCGCTGCGCGAGTCGACTCGCTGA
- a CDS encoding glycoside hydrolase family 68 protein: protein MPWVIQMGVGWAAIRAAWSAFVEAASGPRFDTSAEHRELLGAHGPHYLPADETEGGPGRIRAFRDPYRFRDPYRFRDPADGREYLLVAASVPWGYRFMGAIALARATAGGWELGSPLVADGVNHEIERPHVVVHRSHYYLFICTSRRSFHPAGAAPTGLYGFVAPALGGPYEPLNGSGLVIQNPPEQPDQAYAWLVLPTLDVHSFVDYLAADGDDPRSAPADEARSRFGGTFAPVLRLAIDGASTAPRSPVAHGAGDLA from the coding sequence GTGCCGTGGGTAATCCAGATGGGCGTCGGGTGGGCCGCGATCCGGGCGGCCTGGTCGGCATTCGTCGAGGCCGCGAGCGGCCCCCGCTTCGACACCAGCGCCGAGCACCGCGAGCTACTCGGCGCACACGGGCCGCACTACCTGCCGGCGGACGAGACCGAGGGCGGGCCGGGACGCATCCGCGCCTTCCGCGACCCCTACCGCTTCCGCGACCCCTACCGCTTCCGCGACCCCGCCGACGGCCGCGAGTACCTCCTCGTCGCCGCGTCGGTTCCCTGGGGCTACCGATTCATGGGCGCGATCGCGCTGGCCCGGGCAACAGCCGGCGGCTGGGAGCTCGGTTCTCCCCTGGTCGCCGACGGCGTGAACCACGAGATCGAGCGACCGCACGTCGTCGTCCACCGGTCGCACTACTACCTGTTCATCTGCACCAGCCGGCGGTCGTTCCACCCGGCCGGCGCCGCGCCCACCGGCCTGTACGGTTTCGTCGCGCCCGCCTTGGGCGGCCCCTACGAACCGCTCAACGGATCCGGGCTGGTCATCCAGAACCCGCCGGAGCAGCCCGACCAGGCCTACGCCTGGCTGGTGCTCCCCACCCTCGACGTCCACAGCTTCGTCGACTACCTCGCAGCCGACGGTGACGATCCGCGGTCTGCACCCGCCGACGAGGCGCGATCCCGATTCGGCGGTACCTTCGCCCCGGTGCTGCGCCTCGCCATCGACGGCGCGAGCACGGCGCCGCGCTCCCCCGTGGCCCACGGCGCGGGCGACCTCGCATGA
- a CDS encoding type II toxin-antitoxin system VapC family toxin, with amino-acid sequence MIGYLDTSAFVPLLVRESASDSCRRFWDDSDVVVSSRLLYVETAAALAQACRMGRLTEDELNASLRLLDELWLDIDVVEVDDIVVERAAVLARRLELRGYDAVHCASAERLNEDDLVAATGDQKLIDAWGKLGVATFNTNNP; translated from the coding sequence GTGATCGGCTACCTGGACACGTCCGCGTTCGTGCCGCTGTTGGTTCGAGAGTCGGCGAGCGACTCGTGCCGGCGATTCTGGGACGACTCCGATGTGGTGGTCTCGAGTCGGCTGCTCTACGTCGAGACGGCCGCGGCGTTGGCTCAGGCGTGCCGGATGGGCCGCCTGACCGAAGATGAGCTCAACGCGAGCCTCCGGTTGTTGGACGAGCTGTGGCTCGACATCGATGTGGTGGAGGTCGATGACATCGTCGTGGAGCGAGCCGCGGTGCTGGCCCGCCGACTCGAGCTGCGTGGGTACGACGCGGTGCATTGCGCCTCAGCCGAGAGGCTCAACGAGGACGACCTCGTAGCGGCCACTGGTGATCAGAAGCTGATCGATGCCTGGGGGAAGCTCGGCGTGGCGACGTTCAACACCAACAACCCCTGA
- a CDS encoding type II toxin-antitoxin system Phd/YefM family antitoxin, with product MWTPGGGRAMDVGIRELRDGLSRHLAEVRSGRVVTVTDHGRPIARIVPVGRLTRLEQLRAEGRVQPARRRKRPAPEPVASTGTVSDLVGDQRR from the coding sequence ATGTGGACACCTGGAGGAGGTCGTGCCATGGACGTTGGTATCCGCGAGTTGCGTGACGGCCTGAGCCGGCATCTGGCTGAGGTCCGTTCGGGCCGTGTAGTCACGGTCACTGATCATGGCCGTCCGATCGCTCGGATCGTTCCGGTGGGCCGGTTGACGAGGTTGGAGCAGCTGCGGGCTGAGGGTCGGGTGCAACCGGCGCGGAGGCGTAAGCGGCCGGCGCCCGAACCTGTGGCGTCGACGGGCACGGTGAGCGATCTGGTTGGTGACCAACGTCGGTGA